GACAAGAAACCCTGGTGGCACTTGATCCGTCCCTGCTAGCGAAGTAATAAACCGGGCCAAGCTTTTGCGTCACCCGGCCTAACCCATTCCTTACTGCCCTGAAAATAAAGCACTCAGTACTGGACAGACAAGAGAACCGTCCCCTTGTCTGCCCCCTTTTCTGCCCACAAAATCTAACCTCCGACTACCGACTACCAACTACCAACTACCGATTGGGGGAACACCCTTGAATGCTAACGAATTAGAAAGCAAAACCCTGGCAGAACTTTATGTGACTGCCAAAGAACTTAACATGACCGGTTATTCCCGTCTGCGCAAAAAAGAACTCATTTTCGAAATCTTAAAGAAGAAAACCGAAAAGGACGGCGCACTGGTGACCCAGGGTGTGCTGGAGATCCTGCCAGAGGGCTATGGTTTCTTGCGTCCCTTCGGTTATCTGCCAAGCGGCGATGACATCTATGTATCTCCATCCCAGATCCGCCGCTTCGATTTGCGGACCGGGGACCGGGTCGGAGGATTAGTCAGGCCCCCCAAAGACATGGAGCGCTATTTCGCCCTCCTCAGGGTGGAAACAGTTAATAATGAAAACCCGGAAACCTCGCCCTACCGGCTCCATTTTGACGGCCTCACCCCGATCTATCCCAATGAACGCCTCACCCTGGAAACCCAGCAAAAAGACCTGGCCTGCCGGATCATTGACCTGATTGCTCCTGTGGGCAAGGGCCAGCGCGGCATGATCGTTTCTCCGCCAAAAGCGGGCAAAACAGTTTTAATGGTTAGAATTGCCAATGCAATTGCGGCTAACTATCCGGAGATCGAGTTGATGATCCTTCTAATCGACGAGCGGCCGGAAGAAGTGACTGACATTGAGCGTTCAGTGAAGGCCGAGGTGATCAGCTCCACCTTTGACGAGCCGCCGGAAAGCCATATCAAAGTCGCGGACATGGTTTTGGAGCGGGCCAAGCGGCTGGTTGAGCATAAACGGGACGTGGTGATCCTGATGGACAGCCTGACCAGGCTGGCCAGGGCCCATAATCTGGTTGTGCCACCCAGCGGCAAGACCTTGTCAGGGGGTGTTGACCCCACCTCTTTGTATAAGCCAAAGCGTTTCTTCGGCGCCGCCCGACGGGTTGAAGAAGGCGGCAGCCTGACCATCCTGGCCACCGCCCTGGTAGAGACGGGAAGCAGAATGGATGATGTTATTTTTGAGGAGTTCAAAGGCACCGGGAATATGGAGCTGATCCTGGACCGGAAACTGGCCGAGCGGCGGATTTTTCCGGCTTTGGACGTCAAACGTTCCGGCACCCGCCGGGAGGAACTGCTCTTATCAAAGGAAGAACTGGAGCTGATGTGGCACTTTCGCCGGATTACCCATGCCTCCGGCCCGGCGGAGGTGTCGGAAATGCTGTTGGATGCTATGCGCAAAACCAAGACCAACAAAGACCTCTTGCGGGCTTTACCCCAGCTTTTTAGCTAAAGGCAAGTCGCGCAAGTCGGGGACGGTTCTCCTGTCTTTCGATCCAGACGAGGGGACGGTTCTCCTGTCTTTCGATCAAGCGATCGATGTAGACAAGGGAAAGACAGGAGAACCGTCCCCTCGTCTTCCCCTCGTCTTCAAGCGATCGATGCAGACAAGGGAAAGACAGGAGAACCGTCCCCTCGTCTGGCAGAACGTGACCTCGTTGCCCAACGCGCTGATTTTGCGTGTGGGTGCCGGGGATTTTTTTTGCCGGCAGGAAAACATCCCAAAGCCTAGAATAAATATATTATCATCTGATCTCAATCTCTGCTGCTCGAAAAGGGGATAGCGGGCCAATTATCGACTGACCGGTCAGTCGATTGAAGGCGAACTTCATGCCCGGCTGCATTGATCGGGGGACATTCCCGGGCGTCTATTAGCTGGCTTGGTTTCAGCCTTTGTCTGAAGCTAAGAACCAGTTCAAGTTATAGAAACGGAGGACTTAGGGTGAAAAAAAAGGTATTGGTGAGCTGGTGTTTAATCGGGCTGGGCCTGCTTCTGGTGACAGGTTGCGGCCCAGGGAAGGAGATCCGTGCCGAGGCGGAAATTTCCAAGCCGGTGACGGTAAAAGCCGTGACCAGGGGAGAGGTAAAACTGGTCCATACGGTCAGCGGGCGCGTAGGCCCGGCATCGGAAGTGCAAGTGGTGCCGAAGATAGGGGGCAAAGTGGCCGCAGCGGCTGTAAACGTAGGGGATGCAGTCAGCCCGGGCCAAGTCTTGATCAGGCTCGACACTGCGGATCTTGCGGTTCAGGTCAGGCAGGCAGAAGCGGCAGTGGCGGTTGCAGCGGCGAATTTAAATAACCTTTTGGCGGGAACCAGGCCGGAACAGCTGGCACAGGCTCAAGCCGGCCTGCAGGCAGCCAAGGCAGGTCTGGAAAATGCCAGGGCTAACCATGACAACATCCTGGCTAACCTGGAACGCATGCGCTACTTGTACGATCAGGGAGCGATCGCCAGGCAGCAGTTAGAGGCAAGCGAGACCCAGGGGCGGGTAGCCGCCGGGGGCCTGATTCAGGCTGAAGCCCAGTTAATACAGGCTAAAGAGGCTTTGCGCATGGCTGAGGCCGGTCCAACCACAGAAATTCTCGACGTTGCCAGGGCCCAGCTGAAGCAAGCGGAAGCAGGCCTTCTATTAGCCAGGAATCATCTGGCAAACAGCGTCATCACGGCTCCGGTTGCCGGCCGGGTCAATGCCAGGCACGTGGAGGAGGGGGAAATGGCGGGTCCGGCTATGCCCGTAGTTACTTTGCTGCGCCAGGGACCGGAGGTTGTGGAATTCGAGGTCACCGAAGCCCATGTTAATTATTTATCACCCGGGCAGGAACTGCCGGTGAGAATCAGGGCCGCGACAGAAAATACCTTGCAAGGGCGGGTAAAGACTGTCAGTCTGGCCGCAGACCCCCGTACCAGATCCTATCAGGCCAGGGTGGAAATAATTTCAGGCCAGGCTGCCGTAAGACCGGGAATGACTGCGGCAATAGATATCCCCATCGAGAGAAAAACAGGCGTACTTGCCGTTCCTCTTTCAGCAGTGCTGGAGCGAGGCGGGCGAAATATCGCCTTTGTAGTCAAGGATAACAGGGCTGAAATCCGTGAACTGTCCTTAGGCGTGGCGGATCATCAAACAGTAGAAGTGGTTACAGGCTTAAACGAGGGTGAGCTATTGGTGGTAGCCGGCCAGCAGCTCTTGTCAGGCAATGACCTGGTGGCGATTCAAGAGGGAGGCCGGCAGCCATGAATTTTGCTAATTTCTCGGTTAACCGCCCGATTGCCGTCATCATGCTCATCCTGATCGTGTTGTTGCTGGGGATGGTCTCTTTGCAGAGCCTGACCATCGATCTCTTTCCTGAACTAAACCTGCCCTGGGCGGTAGTGATCACCGACTATGCCGGGGCCGGCCCGCAAGAAATAGAAACCATGGTTACCCGGCCCCTGGAGTCGGTTTTGGGGACTGTGAGCAACATCAGCGAGATCAATTCTTTTTCCATGGTGGGCACTTCAGTGGTGGCTTTAGAATTTAACTGGGGCACAGACATGAATTTTGCCACCTTGGAGATGCGGGAAAAGATTGATCTGGTGGAAAGGGCTTTGCCGGAGGACACCAGGGCGCCGATCGTATTTAAAATGGACCCCCAGTTAATGCCGGTGATCCAGCTCGCCGTTACCGGCGACATGCAGATGGCGGAATTGAGAAGCATTGTGGAGGAAGTGATCAAGCCCCGCCTGGAACGGGCGGCAGGAGTGGCCTCGGTCACACTTAGGGGGGGCTTCCGTCCGGAGCTGCAGGTAAACCTGGCGCCGGAAAAACTGGCAGCCTACCGCCTGTCCATCAGCCAGGTAGTCCAGGCCCTGCAGATGGGCAACCTGGACGCTTCGGGCGGGCAGGTAGCAAAGGGTGACCAGGAGCTGTTGGTCCGGGTGATGGGCCGCCTGCAGAACCCGGCAGAGGCTAAAGAGATAGTGGTCTTTACTCCTGACGGCGCGGCTGTCAAGTTAAAAGATCTGGCAGAAGTAGTGAAAGGCTACCGGGATCAGGACACCTTTACCTACCTGGACAAAAGCCCCAGCATCGGTCTTGATATCAATAAAAAAAGTGATGCCAATACGGTGCAGGCGGTGCAGGAGGTAAGGCAGGTGGTCAGGGACCTGGAGCGGGTCTTGCCTGCGAACATTAAAATCACCAGCATTTATGACCAGGCCTTCTTTATCGAGCGGACAATCGCCAATATCACCTCCTTCATCCTCACGGGCGGAATCTTGGCGATGCTGGTGCTTTTCTTCTTCCTCCGCAGTTTCCGGACGACCATGGTGATAGCTTTATCTATGCCCATTTCAATTATCGCCACCTTTATTCTAATCTATTTCAGCGGGCTCAGCCTCAACATGATGACCCTGGGGGGGCTGGCTCTGGGGGTGGGGATGATGGTGGACAGCTCCATCGTTGTGTTAGAAAACATCTATCGCCGCCGCCAGCTGGGGTTGGATGCCAAAAATGCAGCGATAACAGGGACGGCAGATGTAGTCAATCCGCTTATTGCCGCTACCCTGACTACCGTGGCGGTATTTTTGCCGATTGTCTTTGTGCAGGGCATGGCTTCCCAGCTTTTCAAGTCGATGGCCTTAACAGTTTCCTTTTCCCTCTTAGCTTCAATTTTAGTTTCCCTGACCCTGGTCCCCATGTTTGCCTCCCGGATGCTAAACGGGAGAGTAGGGCAAACACAGCCTGGCAACGGCATCAGACAAAAGATTTTACAGATTAGCAGCAAATGGCAGGAAAATTTAAACAGCCTTTACGGGCGGGTATTGGTTTGGGCTTTGGCCAAAAGGCGGCTGGTTGTCGGCGGGGTAACGGCGGCCTTTATCGCCAGCCTGGGACTGGTTCCCTTTGTGGGGACCGAGTTTCTGCCCCGGATGGATATCGGCATGATATCTGTTGAAATCAAGCTTCCCCGCGGCACCGCCATCGAACATACCGGCAAGATTGCCGGCAAAGTAGAAGAGTTTTTAATAGCGCAGCCGGAAATCGCCAGTGTTTACACTGTCCTGGGCAGCGCCGGCGGCGGGATGGGCGAATTAGGCGGCGGCAGCAGCGAAAACGCGAACATCCTGGCTACCCTGGCGCCCCTTGCCGAGCGAGACCGGCCAACCCGGGCGGTGGCAGCCGCTGTAAACGCGGAAACAATGAAAATTCCCGGCGCTGCGATTACCGTTACCGAAATGGATGCCTATGGGGGCATGGGGGCGGCCATGTACCCGATCGAGCTGGTGATCAAGGGGGATGACCTGGACATCCTGGCCCAGTTGGCGGGGCTGGTGAAAGATATTGTTGCCAGGGTCCCCGGAACCAAAGATGTGAAAACAAGCCTGGAGGAAGGGCGCCCGGAGCTGCAAGTGCTGATCGACCGGGAGCTGGCAGCGGCCTACGGGATTTCCGCGGCCCAGGTGACCGGTACGGTGCGGGCTGCCGTCCAGGGCCAGGTGGCTACCCAGCTGCGCCAGGGTGGCAAAGAAATTGACGTGCGGGTGCGCCTACCGGAGGGGGCCCGTTCTAATCCCAGCCACCTGGAGCAGTTAATGGTGGCATCCCCGCTGGGTTTTCAAGTGCCGCTAAAAGAGCTGGCCAGACTGGAAGTGCATGAGGGACCGCAGCAAATTGAACGCCGGGACCAGACCGCTACCGTGACCGTGACCTCTAACCTGGCGGGACGATCTCTAGGCGAGGTAATGCTAGAAATTGAAGAGAGCCTGGCCGGCTTCAGCCTGCCACCAGGGTATCTGCTGGATATGGGCGGGCAGGCCCAGGAGATGCAGGAATCCTTCGGCGATCTGACCTTAGCCTTATTGATGGCCATCGCCCTGGTTTATATGATCATGGCGGCCCAGTTCGAATCCCTTTTCCATCCACTGGTGATCATGTTCACCATGCCAACGGCTGTTATTGGCGTGATCCTGGCCTTGGCGGTAACCGGCCGGACCTTTGGCATTACAGCCTTTATCGGGGTAATCCTCCTGGCCGGTATAGTGGTAAACAATGCCATTATTTTGATTGACTACATCAATACCCTGCGCAGGCAGGGCATGAGCCGGGAAGAAGCTATTAAAACCGCCGGCCCCATCCGCCTGCGCCCCATCTTGATGACTGCCCTGACTACCATCCTGGGGTTATTCCCCCTGGCCCTGGGCTTTGGCGAGGGAGCGGAAGCCCAGGCTCCCCTGGCCACGGTGGTGATCGGCGGCATGGTCTTCTCTACCTTCCTGACCCTGGTCTTGATCCCGGTGGTCTATACCCTCCTGGAAGATTTAGGGCAGCGGCTCGGCGTTTTTATCAGAAGAAAAACCGGCGCCGACGGCCATTTCTCGGTATCCGGTCGTAGGTCGTAAATCGTAGCACCGGCTTCCAGCCGATAAATATTAAAGAAGGACGGAGGAAAAACCATGGGAAAAGCTATCATGATCTTTTTATTACTGGCAGTGCTGGCTGTTGGCTCTGCCAGCCCGGCCCTCCTGGCCGGCAGCAAACCCCCGGCACTTACCCTGTCTTTGGCGGCCGCCAAAGACCTGGCTCTAAGCCAAAACCCTCAGGCGGAATTGAGCCGGCTGGGGGTTAATAAGGCACAGGTAAAGCTGGAAGAGGCCAACTCCAGGGCAGACCAGCTGGAAAAACAGGAAGACCTGATCGGAGCCAATTACGACACGGCCAGGGGCCGTTATGTCGCTCCCCGGGCCGCTGAAATGGAGCTTAACCTGGCCCGGCAGAATGAGGTCTTTCAGGCCAATCTGCTAAAATTTACGGTCGAGAGCCACTATTACGGCCTTTTAAAAGCTAAGGCGGCACAGGAACTGGCTCAGGCTGCCCTGGAGCGGGCCAAAGAACAGCTGCGACTGGCTGAAGCCGGATCAAGAGCCGGCACTGTTGCCAAAGGAGAAATCCTGGGGGCGAAGGTTTTGGTTGCAGCGGCCGAAACCGAAACTCTGGCCGCCAACAACGGTTACCGGATCGCCATGATGCGGCTGAACAAAACCCTGGGCTTTCCTTTGGAACAGGAGCTGGCCTTAAGCGATAAGTTTCAGTTTCAGGCGATCAAGGCCGAACTCACAGACGTTCTGCCAAAGGCCCGGGATTTCGACCCCCAGCTGATGCTGGCCAAAGAGATGGTTGCCGTGCAGGAAGTGAATTTACAGCAAGCCAGGCGCTTTTTTACACCCAATGTCTATGCTTATCGCCAGGCGGAGTACGACTTGGCGGAAGCCAGGGCCAAATTAACCCGGCAGGAGCAGGAGCTGGAGTTTGCGGTGCGTCAATCCCTCCTGAACCTGGAAGCTGCCGCCGGCGCCTACCGGGTCCTGGAGCAGAACCTGGAAGCTGCCCGGGAACACCTGCGGGTAGCCAACTTGAAACTTACAGCCGGGGTGGGCACCAGGATCGAGGCCCAAAGGGCGGCCGAGGAACTGCAAAGGGTAGAGAACAGGATGCTGGAAGCCTTGACCAATTACAACCTGGCGGCCACAGCTATTGAGCACTTAATCTTTGAAGCCGGTTCCCCGGCTGACGGCGGTGGATCTCGATGAGAGAAGGCCAGCCAGGCAGGGGAGAAGGCGAAAAACGGCAGCAGATCTTGGAAGCAGCTCTAACGGTGTTTGCCCGGGATGGTTTCCACAAGGCTAAAGTTGAGGATATCGCTCTGGTTGCCGGAGTGGGAAAAGGCACGGTTTATCATTACTTTTCCGGCAAACACGAGCTGTTTCAGGCCATGCTGGAAATGTCCCTGGGCAAGTACCGGACCCTGATGCGGGCAGAACCAGGAGGTGCCGGCAGTTTCCGCCAGCGGCTAGAATCCTTATTGGCAGCCCATTTGGAATTTGTCTGGCAGCATCGGAAGATGGCCCAGCTTTTGCTGACAGATAACAGGCCGTTGCCGGAAAAAATTTACCGCTTTATGTGGCAAGAGCGCCGCAGGATGAGGGTTAATATGATCAGGATGTTAAAACAGGGGATGCTCACCGGAGAAATCCGTCCGTTTGATCCCAGGCTGGCCAGTCTGGTTGTCCTCGGACTGTTCGTGTCCTTAGGGAGCCAACTGGCATTCGGGTCTGAAACCAAAGACCGGGATCAGCTTGCCGCAGGCGCTGTGCAAGTGCTGATGGCCGGTCTGGCCAACAAATCAGTAAGTATAAACTGAACCTCGATCGGCAACAATAGCAGTTGAGCGTCCCACCCAGCGCTCAATCTCCCCTTTGCCTAAAACTTATTACGAGGTGAGGTATGGATACAGACTATTGGATACGCAGGGTCAGGGCGGCATTGCTGGCAGCAGTCGCGGCAGGTTTGGTGCTGCTGGCAGTGGGAGTGCCTCCGGCCCATGGCAGGTGGGTGACAGATGTCTACGATTCGTGGCGGAAACCACCCACACCCATGCCGCTGAGGGCACCTGAGGCTCAAAACCAGGCAGCTTCTGTCTATTACCGGGTCCAACCAGGCGATACCCTTTGGAGCATCGCCAGGATCAAGGGCCTGACGGCAGAAGAACTGGCGGCCGCTAACCGCCTGACCCTGCAGAATAACATCTTTGCTGGTCAATACCTGCAAATTCCAGGTTCCTTGCAAACAAAACACCGGGTTCGCCAGGGAGATACCCTCTGGCACATTGCCAACACCTACGGGGTGGAAATGGAACAGATTGTCCAGTCAAACAGCCTCAGGCGGCCGGACCGCCTGGCTCTGGGCCAGAAACTTACGATTCCTGTAGTTGGCAGTCAAAGGCGCGAAACAGTCCTGGCGGTTTCCCGGAGTGTCGGCAGGATGATCTGGCCGGTGGCGGGGGTGATTACCTCCCGCTTTGGTCCCCGTTCCGGCGGTTTCCATCATGGATTGGATATCGCGGCTGATATCGGGCAACCAGTAAGGGCTGCCTCAGCCGGTGAGGTCATTTTCTCCGGCTGGAAAAACAGCATCTACGGCCGGATCGTCATGGTGGACCACGGCGGAGGTTATCGGACCCTTTATGCTCATAACTCAATCAATCTGGTGCAAGTAGGAGACTCTGTGCAGGCTGGGCAGGTCATTGCCCAGGTGGGTGCCACCGGCAGAGCAACCGGGCCCCACGTGCACTTTGAGGTCTATCAGGCTGGAAAAATAAGGGACCCCTTGCGCTTTCTCCAGCGTTAGCGGTCGCAGGGGCGCTCAGGGGTGGGGGAGGAGATCCTCCGCCCTTTTTTGCTTTCTCAGTCGCTGTCATTTTTATAGAGGCACTACCCGAGAAAAGTTACATAAAAAAAATAAAAACCAGAAAAAATATACAAAAATAGGAGAAGGGAGGGTTCCCCATCTTCGGTAAAATTACCCGCAAACTGCGGGCCTGGCGCCAAAAACAAAAACAGCCGGCTGGCGGGTTGCCTCTGGGGAACCGTTCCTCCTCAGGGCAACAGATATCACTAGACCTGACCGTCAACCTGCAACGGGTGAAGACCGTGTTCAGCCAGTCCTCCGATATCGTTTTCCGGGAGTTTAACATCGGCGTCGGCCAGCAGTCCCGGGCCTTTATCGTGTATATGGACGGCCTGGTGGATAAGACCCTCCTGTATAACTGCCTGCTCAAACCATTAATGTACGATGCCCGCCTGGCTACGACCAATCCGGGTGCCGCCGGGAAAAATACGCCGGAATTGATCAGGGAAACGATCCTGGCTGTTGGCGTACTGGAGGAAACAGCCGATCTTGACCAGGCCGTCGCGGCGGTCCTGTCCGGCAGCACGGCCCTTTTTGTCGACCGCCATGGGGCGGTCTTCCTGGTGGGAACCCGGGGCTGGGAAGCCCGGGGGATAGAGAAACCAGATGTTGAGACAGTAGTGCGGGGGCCCAGGGAGGCCTTTACCGAGACCCTGCGGATTAACACCTCCATGGTGCGCCGCAAGATCAAAAACCCCGATTTAAAGATCGAGGCC
This region of Syntrophomonadaceae bacterium genomic DNA includes:
- the rho gene encoding transcription termination factor Rho yields the protein MNANELESKTLAELYVTAKELNMTGYSRLRKKELIFEILKKKTEKDGALVTQGVLEILPEGYGFLRPFGYLPSGDDIYVSPSQIRRFDLRTGDRVGGLVRPPKDMERYFALLRVETVNNENPETSPYRLHFDGLTPIYPNERLTLETQQKDLACRIIDLIAPVGKGQRGMIVSPPKAGKTVLMVRIANAIAANYPEIELMILLIDERPEEVTDIERSVKAEVISSTFDEPPESHIKVADMVLERAKRLVEHKRDVVILMDSLTRLARAHNLVVPPSGKTLSGGVDPTSLYKPKRFFGAARRVEEGGSLTILATALVETGSRMDDVIFEEFKGTGNMELILDRKLAERRIFPALDVKRSGTRREELLLSKEELELMWHFRRITHASGPAEVSEMLLDAMRKTKTNKDLLRALPQLFS
- a CDS encoding efflux RND transporter periplasmic adaptor subunit, with the translated sequence MKKKVLVSWCLIGLGLLLVTGCGPGKEIRAEAEISKPVTVKAVTRGEVKLVHTVSGRVGPASEVQVVPKIGGKVAAAAVNVGDAVSPGQVLIRLDTADLAVQVRQAEAAVAVAAANLNNLLAGTRPEQLAQAQAGLQAAKAGLENARANHDNILANLERMRYLYDQGAIARQQLEASETQGRVAAGGLIQAEAQLIQAKEALRMAEAGPTTEILDVARAQLKQAEAGLLLARNHLANSVITAPVAGRVNARHVEEGEMAGPAMPVVTLLRQGPEVVEFEVTEAHVNYLSPGQELPVRIRAATENTLQGRVKTVSLAADPRTRSYQARVEIISGQAAVRPGMTAAIDIPIERKTGVLAVPLSAVLERGGRNIAFVVKDNRAEIRELSLGVADHQTVEVVTGLNEGELLVVAGQQLLSGNDLVAIQEGGRQP
- a CDS encoding efflux RND transporter permease subunit, translating into MNFANFSVNRPIAVIMLILIVLLLGMVSLQSLTIDLFPELNLPWAVVITDYAGAGPQEIETMVTRPLESVLGTVSNISEINSFSMVGTSVVALEFNWGTDMNFATLEMREKIDLVERALPEDTRAPIVFKMDPQLMPVIQLAVTGDMQMAELRSIVEEVIKPRLERAAGVASVTLRGGFRPELQVNLAPEKLAAYRLSISQVVQALQMGNLDASGGQVAKGDQELLVRVMGRLQNPAEAKEIVVFTPDGAAVKLKDLAEVVKGYRDQDTFTYLDKSPSIGLDINKKSDANTVQAVQEVRQVVRDLERVLPANIKITSIYDQAFFIERTIANITSFILTGGILAMLVLFFFLRSFRTTMVIALSMPISIIATFILIYFSGLSLNMMTLGGLALGVGMMVDSSIVVLENIYRRRQLGLDAKNAAITGTADVVNPLIAATLTTVAVFLPIVFVQGMASQLFKSMALTVSFSLLASILVSLTLVPMFASRMLNGRVGQTQPGNGIRQKILQISSKWQENLNSLYGRVLVWALAKRRLVVGGVTAAFIASLGLVPFVGTEFLPRMDIGMISVEIKLPRGTAIEHTGKIAGKVEEFLIAQPEIASVYTVLGSAGGGMGELGGGSSENANILATLAPLAERDRPTRAVAAAVNAETMKIPGAAITVTEMDAYGGMGAAMYPIELVIKGDDLDILAQLAGLVKDIVARVPGTKDVKTSLEEGRPELQVLIDRELAAAYGISAAQVTGTVRAAVQGQVATQLRQGGKEIDVRVRLPEGARSNPSHLEQLMVASPLGFQVPLKELARLEVHEGPQQIERRDQTATVTVTSNLAGRSLGEVMLEIEESLAGFSLPPGYLLDMGGQAQEMQESFGDLTLALLMAIALVYMIMAAQFESLFHPLVIMFTMPTAVIGVILALAVTGRTFGITAFIGVILLAGIVVNNAIILIDYINTLRRQGMSREEAIKTAGPIRLRPILMTALTTILGLFPLALGFGEGAEAQAPLATVVIGGMVFSTFLTLVLIPVVYTLLEDLGQRLGVFIRRKTGADGHFSVSGRRS
- a CDS encoding TolC family protein; this translates as MGKAIMIFLLLAVLAVGSASPALLAGSKPPALTLSLAAAKDLALSQNPQAELSRLGVNKAQVKLEEANSRADQLEKQEDLIGANYDTARGRYVAPRAAEMELNLARQNEVFQANLLKFTVESHYYGLLKAKAAQELAQAALERAKEQLRLAEAGSRAGTVAKGEILGAKVLVAAAETETLAANNGYRIAMMRLNKTLGFPLEQELALSDKFQFQAIKAELTDVLPKARDFDPQLMLAKEMVAVQEVNLQQARRFFTPNVYAYRQAEYDLAEARAKLTRQEQELEFAVRQSLLNLEAAAGAYRVLEQNLEAAREHLRVANLKLTAGVGTRIEAQRAAEELQRVENRMLEALTNYNLAATAIEHLIFEAGSPADGGGSR
- a CDS encoding TetR/AcrR family transcriptional regulator; the protein is MREGQPGRGEGEKRQQILEAALTVFARDGFHKAKVEDIALVAGVGKGTVYHYFSGKHELFQAMLEMSLGKYRTLMRAEPGGAGSFRQRLESLLAAHLEFVWQHRKMAQLLLTDNRPLPEKIYRFMWQERRRMRVNMIRMLKQGMLTGEIRPFDPRLASLVVLGLFVSLGSQLAFGSETKDRDQLAAGAVQVLMAGLANKSVSIN
- a CDS encoding M23 family metallopeptidase, coding for MDTDYWIRRVRAALLAAVAAGLVLLAVGVPPAHGRWVTDVYDSWRKPPTPMPLRAPEAQNQAASVYYRVQPGDTLWSIARIKGLTAEELAAANRLTLQNNIFAGQYLQIPGSLQTKHRVRQGDTLWHIANTYGVEMEQIVQSNSLRRPDRLALGQKLTIPVVGSQRRETVLAVSRSVGRMIWPVAGVITSRFGPRSGGFHHGLDIAADIGQPVRAASAGEVIFSGWKNSIYGRIVMVDHGGGYRTLYAHNSINLVQVGDSVQAGQVIAQVGATGRATGPHVHFEVYQAGKIRDPLRFLQR